The following coding sequences are from one Nicotiana tabacum cultivar K326 chromosome 1, ASM71507v2, whole genome shotgun sequence window:
- the LOC142161752 gene encoding putative late blight resistance protein homolog R1B-17, protein MGAYVALTSLMGTIQQLQLLQSNLDLWNNHVENLNLLYEKVDSLQEFLDISDGEQMDNLHAKVKHIANEAEDEVESQMKVVMEEQDGGLHQKEALERLFEILQRAIGNIDSLKEEVFKHSQNNNLRAGNSSFGDSSSPRLHASTFENDMVGYNFEQEKMLSQLTSGSTQMEVISVTGMGGIGKSTFAKKLFSHPSVLSFFDICGWVTVSEDYSYRKMLLGLLKDANIGMEEELDKKSDSNLAVCLKQSLMSRRYLIVVDDIWSKKAWDDIRLCLPDDDKRSRVLLTTRDVEVAQYASSPKDPFQMHLLDTDDSWNLFYQKALAEKGFPIEFEDVGKEVAKNCKGLPLMISVVAKVLSSKRTLEEWRKVAESVSSLANVDAYQQCSGVLALSYKHLPSYLKACFLYFGVFSKASEISVEKLIRLWIAEGLLKVKGMKGLEEVAALNLNYLIDKSLVIVSKRSFDGKIMTCMIHDLVHDFSLREADSQSLLYIQNTKINERGWVFPLGCRWVSQQFLLDSDRYQFHDLAHSKLRSVSFYRSYRYVDIAKYHFKLLRVLDVEKNSFFCFPQAILDLVLLRYLALRISDSGQLPISKLLNLQTLTKKRRITLFRKTYKLFLGWHLLVAQRKIFEGIKKVRKLEIAGKEQEFLNERGWDNNLEYLKELEALNVAVRYHPISFAMHVLIKASPGSFPPNLKKLTLSGTRLPWNGMNSFSKLPNLEPPMIISNALSVYTSENADTYKRFQKDLQIV, encoded by the exons ATGGGTGCTTATGTTGCACTGACTTCTCTAATGGGAACAATACAACAGCTTCAGCTTTTGCAATCAAACTTAGATCTATGGAATAATCATGTGGAAAATTTGAATTTACTCTACGAGAAGGTTGATTCTCTGCAAGAGTTTCTTGATATTTCCGATGGTGAACAAATGGACAATTTGCACGCAAAAGTCAAACACATAGCAAATGAAGCAGAAGACGAAGTTGAATCACAGATGAAAGTGGTAATGGAGGAACAAGATGGCGGACTCCATCAAAAGGAAGCCCTCGAGAGACTTTTTGAGATCTTACAACGAGCTATAGGAAACATTGACTCCCTCAAGGAAGAGGTCTTCAAGCACAGTCAGAACAACAATTTGCGAGCTGGAAATTCCTCGTTTGGTGATTCAAGTTCACCACGATTGCATGCTTCAACCTTTGAGAACGATATGGTGGGGTACAACTTTGAACAAGAAAAGATGCTGAGTCAACTCACGAGTGGCTCTACTCAAATGGAAGTCATCTCTGTTACTGGTATGGGCGGCATTGGTaagtcaacttttgccaaaaagctGTTTTCTCATCCCTCAGTTTTGAGCTTCTTTGATATTTGCGGATGGGTTACTGTGTCTGAGGACTATAGTTATAGAAAGATGCTTTTAGGCCTCCTTAAAGATGCTAATATTGGGATGGAAGAAGAGCTTGATAAGAAAAGTGATTCAAATTTAGCCGTTTGCTTGAAACAAAGTTTAATGAGTCGAAGGTATTTGATTGTTGTGGATGACATATGGAGCAAAAAAGCTTGGGATGATATTAGACTGTGTCTTCCAGATGATGATAAAAGAAGTCGAGTATTGTTGACTACGCGAGACGTTGAGGTTGCTCAGTATGCTAGTTCTCCTAAGGATCCTTTTCAGATGCATTTACTTGACACGGATGACAGTTGGAATTTGTTTTACCAAAAAGCTTTGGCTGAAAAAGGTTTTCCGATTGAATTTGAGGATGTCGGAAAGGAGGTTGCAAAAAACTGCAAAGGATTACCACTTATGATTTCTGTGGTTGCCAAGGTTCTCTCTAGCAAGAGGACACTGGAAGAGTGGAGAAAAGTAGCTGAAAGTGTGAGCTCATTAGCAAATGTTGATGCTTATCAACAATGCTCAGGAGTGCTCGCTTTAAGTTACAAACATCTTCCTTCTTATTTGAAAGCTTGCTTTCTGTATTTTGGAGTTTTTTCAAAAGCAAGTGAGATTTCTGTGGAAAAGTTGATTAGGTTATGGATTGCAGAGGGACTCCTAAAGGTAAAGGGGATGAAGGGATTGGAAGAAGTGGCTGCTTTGAATTTAAATTATCTTATTGATAAAAGTCTAGTTATTGTTAGCAAGCGAAGTTTTGATGGTAAAATCATGACATGTATGATTCATGATCTTGTTCATGATTTTAGCTTGAGAGAAGCCGACAGCCAGAGTCTTTTATACATTCAGAATACCAAAATTAATGAACGCGGATGGGTTTTTCCTCTAGGCTGTAGGTGGGTATCACAACAATTTCTTTTGGATAGTGATCGCTATCAATTCCATGATCTTGCTCATAGCAAATTACGTTCCGTTTCTTTCTATCGTTCTTATAGATACGTTGATATAGCAAAGTATCATTTCAAACTTCTTAGGGTATTGGATGTGGAGAAAAATAGTTTCTTCTGTTTCCCCCAAGCAATACTGGACCTAGTTCTTTTAAGGTATTTGGCGTTGAGGATTTCTGACTCTGGACAATTACCAATTTCTAAACTTCTGAATTTACAAACTCTGACT AAAAAACGGCGAATAACTTTATTTAGGAAAACTTACAAACTGTTTCTGGGTTGGCACCTTCTTGTTGCACAAAGGAAAATATTTGAAGGGATCAAGAAAGTGAGGAAACTGGAAATTGCTGGTAAAGAACAGGAATTTCTTAATGAGAGGGGATGGGATAATAATCTTGAATATTTAAAAGAGCTTGAGGCACTAAATGTTGCAGTTAGGTACCATCCTATCAGTTTTGCAATGCACGTTTTAATAAAAGCAAGCCCAGGATCTTTCCCACCAAATCTCAAGAAGCTGACACTTAGCGGCACTCGTCTTCCATGGAACGGCATGAACAGTTTTAGCAAGTTGCCCAATCTCGAG CCACCGATGATTATTTCCAATGCCTTGAGCGTGTATACATCAGAGAATGCAGATACTTACAAGAGATTCCAGAAGGATTTGCAGATAGTGTGA
- the LOC107759450 gene encoding putative late blight resistance protein homolog R1A-3 isoform X2, with amino-acid sequence MAAYVALTSLIGTIQQLQLLHSNLNLGDTSLKSLNLLYEKVDSLHELLDNSDAEQTENLHAEVKHIANEVEDEVESQMQVVMDEQHDGLHQQEALESLFEILQRAIEKVDSLKEGLIKHSQNENLQAGNSSLCDSSSPRLHAPTLENDMVGYNIEQADMLSQLTGGSTPLEVISVTGMGGIGKSTFTKKLSSHPAVLSFFDIRGWVTVSEDYSFRKTLLGLLKNANIAKEEELENKSDQVLADRLKKGLKGRRYLIVVDDIWSKEAWDDIRLCLPDYGIRSRVLLTTRDVEVAQYASSSKDPFRMHLLNPDDSWNLFYQKAFAENCFPVEFENVGKEVALNCKGLPLMIAVVAKILSSKRTLDEWRKVAQSVTSLADVDAYRQCSGVLALSYNHLPSYLKGSFLYFGLFPKANEISVGKLIRLWIAEGLLKVKGMERLEKVAASHLDYLIDKSLVIVSKRSMDGEIMTCLIHDLVHDFCLREADRQSLLYIENTDNAGAGLVFPQGCRWILRKSERSTHFSSRFYNLDHSKLRSLSLYHSDLYLNIAHFNFKLLRVLDMEENRFFDFPIAILDLVFLRYLALTFKRSGQLPISKLLNLQTLTVRPLSYISDWSVSLPNDIWKLSQLRHLHCWCMYLESPQTVSGNKLKNLVLENIQTVSGLTPSCCTKEVFEGIKKVKKLEIAGKAEEFHSKKGWETNLKYLKELEALNVAVWHRLAMFSSNAMPRSINPCPGSFPPNLKKLTLSGTCLPWNCMNIFSKLPNLEVLELKDHAFVGIEWEVTEMGFPKLKFLLLEHLFLSYWTATDDYFQCLERVYIRDCVYLQEIPEGFADSVTLQLIELHKCCLSLVIFAEQIQEMHEELGNNLLKVYAFESFLQHEGVTLFFKLVRMKMQRSKSIR; translated from the exons atggctgcataTGTTGCACTGACTTCTCTAATCGGAACGATACAACAGCTTCAGCTTTTGCATTCAAACTTAAATCTAGGGGACACTAGTTTGAAAAGTTTGAATTTACTCTACGAAAAGGTTGATTCTCTGCACGAGCTCCTTGATAATTCTGATGCTGAACAAACGGAGAATTTGCACGCTGAAGTCAAACATATAGCAAATGAAGTAGAAGACGAAGTTGAATCACAGATGCAAGTGGTAATGGATGAACAACATGACGGACTCCATCAACAGGAAGCCCTCGAGAGTCTTTTTGAGATCTTACAACGAGCTATAGAAAAGGTTGATTCCCTCAAGGAAGGACTCATCAAACACAGTCAAAATGAAAATTTGCAAGCTGGAAATTCCTCGCTTTGTGATTCAAGTTCACCACGATTGCATGCTCCAACCCTTGAGAACGATATGGTGGGGTACAACATTGAACAAGCAGACATGCTGAGTCAACTTACCGGAGGCTCAACTCCATTGGAAGTCATCTCAGTTACTGGTATGGGTGGCATTGGTAAGTCAACTTTTACCAAAAAACTGTCTTCTCATCCCGCAGTTTTGAGCTTCTTTGATATTCGTGGATGGGTTACTGTGTCTGAGGACTATAGTTTTAGAAAGACGCTTTTAGGCCTCCTTAAAAATGCTAATATTGCGAAGGAAGAAGAGCTTGAAAACAAAAGTGATCAAGTACTAGCAGATCGCTTGAAGAAAGGTTTAAAGGGTCGAAGGTATTTGATTGTTGTGGATGACATATGGAGCAAGGAAGCTTGGGATGATATTAGACTGTGTCTTCCAGACTATGGTATAAGAAGTCGGGTATTGTTGACTACTCGAGACGTTGAGGTTGCTCAATATGCTAGCTCTTCTAAGGATCCTTTCAGGATGCATTTACTTAACCCAGATGACAGTTGGAATTTGTTTTATCAAAAAGCATTCGCAGAAAATTGTTTTCCAGTTGAATTTGAGAATGTTGGAAAGGAGGTTGCACTAAACTGCAAAGGATTACCACTTATGATTGCTGTGgttgccaagattctctctagcaAGAGGACATTGGATGAGTGGAGAAAAGTAGCTCAAAGTGTGACCTCATTAGCAGACGTTGATGCTTATCGACAATGCTCAGGAGTGctagctttaagctacaatcatCTTCCTTCTTATTTGAAAGGTAGCTTTCTGTATTTTGGACTTTTTCCAAAAGCTAATGAAATTTCTGTGGGAAAATTAATTAGATTATGGATTGCAGAAGGACTCCTAAAAGTAAAGGGGATGGAGAGATTGGAAAAAGTGGCTGCTAGTCATTTAGATTATCTTATTGATAAAAGTCTAGTTATTGTTAGCAAGCGAAGTATGGATGGGGAAATCATGACATGTTTGATTCATGATCTTGTACATGATTTCTGCTTGAGAGAAGCCGACCGCCAGAGTCTTTTGTATATTGAGAATACAGATAATGCTGGAGCTGGATTGGTTTTCCCTCAAGGTTGTAGGTGGATATTAAGAAAATCAGAGCGCTCCACTCATTTTAGCAGTCGATTCTATAATCTTGATCATAGCAAATTACGTTCGTTGTCTCTTTACCATTCTGATTTGTACCTTAACATAGCACACTTTAATTTCAAACTTCTTAGGGTATTGGACATGGAGGAAAATCGTTTTTTCGATTTCCCCATAGCTATACTAGACCTAGTTTTTTTAAGGTATTTGGCATTGACGTTTAAAAGGTCTGGACAATTACCAATCTCTAAACTTCTGAATTTACAAACTCTCACTGTTCGGCCACTATCATATATTAGTGATTGGAGCGTGTCCTTACCAAATGATATTTGGAAATTATCTCAGTTAAGGCATCTCCATTGCTGGTGTATGTATTTGGAATCTCCTCAGACAGTATCAGGAAATAAGTTGAAGAACTTGGTTTTGGAAAACATACAAACTGTTTCCGGGTTGACGCCTTCTTGTTGCACAAAGGAAGTATTTGAAGGGATTAAGAAAGTAAAGAAATTGGAAATTGCTGGTAAAGCAGAGGAATTTCATAGTAAGAAGGGATGGGAAACTAATCTTAAATATTTAAAAGAGCTCGAGGCACTAAATGTTGCAGTTTGGCACCGTCTTGCCATGTTCAGTTCCAACGCTATGCCGCGTTCAATAAATCCATGTCCAGGTTCTTTCCCACCAAATCTCAAGAAGTTGACACTTAGCGGTACTTGTCTTCCATGGAACTGCATGAACATTTTTAGCAAGTTGCCCAATCTCGAGGTGCTAGAATTGAAGGATCATGCCTTCGTTGGCATTGAGTGGGAAGTaacagagatgggatttccaAAATTGAAGTTCTTACTCCTTGAGCATCTGTTTCTTAGTTATTGGACAGCCACCGATGATTACTTCCAATGCCTTGAGCGTGTATACATCAGAGATTGCGTATACTTACAAGAGATCCCAGAAGGATTTGCAGATAGTGTGACGCTGCAGCTAATTGAGTTACATAAATGCTGTCTTTCTCTGGTGATTTTTGCGGAGCAGATCCAGGAAATGCATGAGGAATTGGGAAACAACTTGCTTAAAGTTTATGCCTTTGAATCAT TTCTTCAGCATGAAGGAGTAACTCTTTTCTTCAAGCTGGTTCGAATGAAAATGCAACGCTCGAAGTCAATCAGATGA
- the LOC107759450 gene encoding putative late blight resistance protein homolog R1A-3 isoform X1: MCKLERSIKREMAAYVALTSLIGTIQQLQLLHSNLNLGDTSLKSLNLLYEKVDSLHELLDNSDAEQTENLHAEVKHIANEVEDEVESQMQVVMDEQHDGLHQQEALESLFEILQRAIEKVDSLKEGLIKHSQNENLQAGNSSLCDSSSPRLHAPTLENDMVGYNIEQADMLSQLTGGSTPLEVISVTGMGGIGKSTFTKKLSSHPAVLSFFDIRGWVTVSEDYSFRKTLLGLLKNANIAKEEELENKSDQVLADRLKKGLKGRRYLIVVDDIWSKEAWDDIRLCLPDYGIRSRVLLTTRDVEVAQYASSSKDPFRMHLLNPDDSWNLFYQKAFAENCFPVEFENVGKEVALNCKGLPLMIAVVAKILSSKRTLDEWRKVAQSVTSLADVDAYRQCSGVLALSYNHLPSYLKGSFLYFGLFPKANEISVGKLIRLWIAEGLLKVKGMERLEKVAASHLDYLIDKSLVIVSKRSMDGEIMTCLIHDLVHDFCLREADRQSLLYIENTDNAGAGLVFPQGCRWILRKSERSTHFSSRFYNLDHSKLRSLSLYHSDLYLNIAHFNFKLLRVLDMEENRFFDFPIAILDLVFLRYLALTFKRSGQLPISKLLNLQTLTVRPLSYISDWSVSLPNDIWKLSQLRHLHCWCMYLESPQTVSGNKLKNLVLENIQTVSGLTPSCCTKEVFEGIKKVKKLEIAGKAEEFHSKKGWETNLKYLKELEALNVAVWHRLAMFSSNAMPRSINPCPGSFPPNLKKLTLSGTCLPWNCMNIFSKLPNLEVLELKDHAFVGIEWEVTEMGFPKLKFLLLEHLFLSYWTATDDYFQCLERVYIRDCVYLQEIPEGFADSVTLQLIELHKCCLSLVIFAEQIQEMHEELGNNLLKVYAFESFLQHEGVTLFFKLVRMKMQRSKSIR; this comes from the exons ATGTGCAAGTTAGAGAG AAgtataaagagagagatggctgcataTGTTGCACTGACTTCTCTAATCGGAACGATACAACAGCTTCAGCTTTTGCATTCAAACTTAAATCTAGGGGACACTAGTTTGAAAAGTTTGAATTTACTCTACGAAAAGGTTGATTCTCTGCACGAGCTCCTTGATAATTCTGATGCTGAACAAACGGAGAATTTGCACGCTGAAGTCAAACATATAGCAAATGAAGTAGAAGACGAAGTTGAATCACAGATGCAAGTGGTAATGGATGAACAACATGACGGACTCCATCAACAGGAAGCCCTCGAGAGTCTTTTTGAGATCTTACAACGAGCTATAGAAAAGGTTGATTCCCTCAAGGAAGGACTCATCAAACACAGTCAAAATGAAAATTTGCAAGCTGGAAATTCCTCGCTTTGTGATTCAAGTTCACCACGATTGCATGCTCCAACCCTTGAGAACGATATGGTGGGGTACAACATTGAACAAGCAGACATGCTGAGTCAACTTACCGGAGGCTCAACTCCATTGGAAGTCATCTCAGTTACTGGTATGGGTGGCATTGGTAAGTCAACTTTTACCAAAAAACTGTCTTCTCATCCCGCAGTTTTGAGCTTCTTTGATATTCGTGGATGGGTTACTGTGTCTGAGGACTATAGTTTTAGAAAGACGCTTTTAGGCCTCCTTAAAAATGCTAATATTGCGAAGGAAGAAGAGCTTGAAAACAAAAGTGATCAAGTACTAGCAGATCGCTTGAAGAAAGGTTTAAAGGGTCGAAGGTATTTGATTGTTGTGGATGACATATGGAGCAAGGAAGCTTGGGATGATATTAGACTGTGTCTTCCAGACTATGGTATAAGAAGTCGGGTATTGTTGACTACTCGAGACGTTGAGGTTGCTCAATATGCTAGCTCTTCTAAGGATCCTTTCAGGATGCATTTACTTAACCCAGATGACAGTTGGAATTTGTTTTATCAAAAAGCATTCGCAGAAAATTGTTTTCCAGTTGAATTTGAGAATGTTGGAAAGGAGGTTGCACTAAACTGCAAAGGATTACCACTTATGATTGCTGTGgttgccaagattctctctagcaAGAGGACATTGGATGAGTGGAGAAAAGTAGCTCAAAGTGTGACCTCATTAGCAGACGTTGATGCTTATCGACAATGCTCAGGAGTGctagctttaagctacaatcatCTTCCTTCTTATTTGAAAGGTAGCTTTCTGTATTTTGGACTTTTTCCAAAAGCTAATGAAATTTCTGTGGGAAAATTAATTAGATTATGGATTGCAGAAGGACTCCTAAAAGTAAAGGGGATGGAGAGATTGGAAAAAGTGGCTGCTAGTCATTTAGATTATCTTATTGATAAAAGTCTAGTTATTGTTAGCAAGCGAAGTATGGATGGGGAAATCATGACATGTTTGATTCATGATCTTGTACATGATTTCTGCTTGAGAGAAGCCGACCGCCAGAGTCTTTTGTATATTGAGAATACAGATAATGCTGGAGCTGGATTGGTTTTCCCTCAAGGTTGTAGGTGGATATTAAGAAAATCAGAGCGCTCCACTCATTTTAGCAGTCGATTCTATAATCTTGATCATAGCAAATTACGTTCGTTGTCTCTTTACCATTCTGATTTGTACCTTAACATAGCACACTTTAATTTCAAACTTCTTAGGGTATTGGACATGGAGGAAAATCGTTTTTTCGATTTCCCCATAGCTATACTAGACCTAGTTTTTTTAAGGTATTTGGCATTGACGTTTAAAAGGTCTGGACAATTACCAATCTCTAAACTTCTGAATTTACAAACTCTCACTGTTCGGCCACTATCATATATTAGTGATTGGAGCGTGTCCTTACCAAATGATATTTGGAAATTATCTCAGTTAAGGCATCTCCATTGCTGGTGTATGTATTTGGAATCTCCTCAGACAGTATCAGGAAATAAGTTGAAGAACTTGGTTTTGGAAAACATACAAACTGTTTCCGGGTTGACGCCTTCTTGTTGCACAAAGGAAGTATTTGAAGGGATTAAGAAAGTAAAGAAATTGGAAATTGCTGGTAAAGCAGAGGAATTTCATAGTAAGAAGGGATGGGAAACTAATCTTAAATATTTAAAAGAGCTCGAGGCACTAAATGTTGCAGTTTGGCACCGTCTTGCCATGTTCAGTTCCAACGCTATGCCGCGTTCAATAAATCCATGTCCAGGTTCTTTCCCACCAAATCTCAAGAAGTTGACACTTAGCGGTACTTGTCTTCCATGGAACTGCATGAACATTTTTAGCAAGTTGCCCAATCTCGAGGTGCTAGAATTGAAGGATCATGCCTTCGTTGGCATTGAGTGGGAAGTaacagagatgggatttccaAAATTGAAGTTCTTACTCCTTGAGCATCTGTTTCTTAGTTATTGGACAGCCACCGATGATTACTTCCAATGCCTTGAGCGTGTATACATCAGAGATTGCGTATACTTACAAGAGATCCCAGAAGGATTTGCAGATAGTGTGACGCTGCAGCTAATTGAGTTACATAAATGCTGTCTTTCTCTGGTGATTTTTGCGGAGCAGATCCAGGAAATGCATGAGGAATTGGGAAACAACTTGCTTAAAGTTTATGCCTTTGAATCAT TTCTTCAGCATGAAGGAGTAACTCTTTTCTTCAAGCTGGTTCGAATGAAAATGCAACGCTCGAAGTCAATCAGATGA